Proteins from one Pithys albifrons albifrons isolate INPA30051 chromosome 2, PitAlb_v1, whole genome shotgun sequence genomic window:
- the SRF gene encoding serum response factor isoform X3 codes for MLPSQAGAGNGAAAALARGSGLGRSPVPRGANGGGAAAGAPGSRLEREALYSGSEGDSESAEEEELGGERRGVKRGLAEAAAAAAGPAAGAVAAAAYSGGGGGGAVSGAKPGKKTRGRVKIKMEFIDNKLRRYTTFSKRKTGIMKKAYELSTLTGTQVLLLVASETGHVYTFATRKLQPMITSETGKALIQTCLNSPDSPPRSDPTTDQRMSATGFEETDLTYQVSESDSSGETKDALKPAFTVTNLPGTTSIQTAPTTSTSMQVSSGPSFPITNYLAPVSASISPNAVTSANGTVLKTTGASAVTSGGLMPIPTGFTLMSGASLSPGTPTIPLTQLQPHSLALSSQQGQVVTGTAGQLQQAQQTVFRFPARAGGQIVSLTGGTMAQQVPVQAIQVHQAPQQTSPSSDSSTDLTQTSSSGTGGVPQVFLTAPSGTVQIPVSAVQLHQMAVIGQQSSSGSSLTELQVVNLDTSHSAKSD; via the exons ATGTTGCCGAGCCAGGCCGGGGCCGGGAacggcgccgccgccgcgctgGCCCGCGGCTCGGGGCTGGGCCGGTCGCCGGTGCCGCGTGGGGCGAacggcggcggggcggcggcgggggcgccCGGCAGCCGCCTGGAGCGGGAGGCGCTGTACAGCGGCAGTGAGGGCGACTCGGAGtcggcggaggaggaggagctgggcgGCGAGCGGCGCGGCGTGAAGCGTGGCCTGgccgaggcggcggcggcggcggcggggcccgcGGCGGGAGCGGTGGCGGCGGCCGCCTAtagcggcggcgggggcggcggggccgtaAGCGGCGCCAAGCCCGGGAAGAAGACTCGGGGCCGGGTGAAGATCAAGATGGAGTTCATCGACAACAAGCTGCGACGCTACACCACCTTCAGCAAGAGGAAGACCGGCATCATGAAGAAG GCCTACGAGCTCTCCACACTGACTGGCACTCAAGTCCTGCTGTTGGTGGCCAGTGAGACAGGCCATGTGTACACATTTGCTACACGGAAACTGCAGCCCATGATCACCAGTGAGACAGGGAAGGCGCTGATCCAAACATGCCTCAATTCCCCAGACTCACCACCACGCTCGGACCCCACCACTGACCAGCGCATGAGTGCCACAGGCTTTGAGGAAACGGACCTCACCTACCAGGTGTCTGAGTCGGACAGCAGTGGGGAGACCAAG GATGCACTGAAACCTGCGTTCACTGTCACGAACCTGCCGGGAACAACATCCATCCAGACAGCCCCCACCACCTCAACCTCCATGCAGGTCAGCAGTGGCCCGTCATTCCCCATCACTAATTACCTGGCGCCAGTGTCTGCCAGCATCAGCCCCAATGCCGTCACCAGTGCCAACGGGACAGTGCTGAAGACTACTGGAGCCAGTGCAGTGACGTCTGGGGGCCTCATGCCAATACCCACTGGCTTCACCCTCATGTCAG GTGCTTCCCTTTCTCCAGGGACCCCTACTATTCCTCTCACTCAGTTACAGCCACACTCTCTGGCTCTTTccagccagcagggccaggtggTCACAGGTACAGCTGGACAGCTGCAGCAGGCACAACAGACAGTCTTCCGCTTCCCTGCCAGAGCTGGAGGGCAGATCGTGTCGCTGACAG GTGGTACCATGGCTCAGCAGGTCCCAGTCCAAGCGATCCAGGTGCACCAGGCACCGCAGCAAACGTCTCCCTCTAGTGACAGCAGCACTGACCTTACCCAGACCTCTTCCAGCGGAACAG GTGGCGTCCCCCAGGTGTTCCTGACAGCCCCATCAGGAACTGTTCAGATCCCAGTCTCAGCTGTCCAGCTTCACCAG ATGGCTGTCATcgggcagcagagcagcagcggcagcagcctGACAGAGCTTCAGGTGGTCAACTTGGACACCTCACACAGCGCCAAGAGTGACTGA
- the SRF gene encoding serum response factor isoform X2 — MLPSQAGAGNGAAAALARGSGLGRSPVPRGANGGGAAAGAPGSRLEREALYSGSEGDSESAEEEELGGERRGVKRGLAEAAAAAAGPAAGAVAAAAYSGGGGGGAVSGAKPGKKTRGRVKIKMEFIDNKLRRYTTFSKRKTGIMKKAYELSTLTGTQVLLLVASETGHVYTFATRKLQPMITSETGKALIQTCLNSPDSPPRSDPTTDQRMSATGFEETDLTYQVSESDSSGETKDALKPAFTVTNLPGTTSIQTAPTTSTSMQVSSGPSFPITNYLAPVSASISPNAVTSANGTVLKTTGASAVTSGGLMPIPTGFTLMSGGTMAQQVPVQAIQVHQAPQQTSPSSDSSTDLTQTSSSGTVTLPATIMTSSVPTTVGGHMMYPSPHAVMYAPTSGLADGGLAVLNAFPQAPSAMQVSHSQVQDQGGVPQVFLTAPSGTVQIPVSAVQLHQMAVIGQQSSSGSSLTELQVVNLDTSHSAKSD, encoded by the exons ATGTTGCCGAGCCAGGCCGGGGCCGGGAacggcgccgccgccgcgctgGCCCGCGGCTCGGGGCTGGGCCGGTCGCCGGTGCCGCGTGGGGCGAacggcggcggggcggcggcgggggcgccCGGCAGCCGCCTGGAGCGGGAGGCGCTGTACAGCGGCAGTGAGGGCGACTCGGAGtcggcggaggaggaggagctgggcgGCGAGCGGCGCGGCGTGAAGCGTGGCCTGgccgaggcggcggcggcggcggcggggcccgcGGCGGGAGCGGTGGCGGCGGCCGCCTAtagcggcggcgggggcggcggggccgtaAGCGGCGCCAAGCCCGGGAAGAAGACTCGGGGCCGGGTGAAGATCAAGATGGAGTTCATCGACAACAAGCTGCGACGCTACACCACCTTCAGCAAGAGGAAGACCGGCATCATGAAGAAG GCCTACGAGCTCTCCACACTGACTGGCACTCAAGTCCTGCTGTTGGTGGCCAGTGAGACAGGCCATGTGTACACATTTGCTACACGGAAACTGCAGCCCATGATCACCAGTGAGACAGGGAAGGCGCTGATCCAAACATGCCTCAATTCCCCAGACTCACCACCACGCTCGGACCCCACCACTGACCAGCGCATGAGTGCCACAGGCTTTGAGGAAACGGACCTCACCTACCAGGTGTCTGAGTCGGACAGCAGTGGGGAGACCAAG GATGCACTGAAACCTGCGTTCACTGTCACGAACCTGCCGGGAACAACATCCATCCAGACAGCCCCCACCACCTCAACCTCCATGCAGGTCAGCAGTGGCCCGTCATTCCCCATCACTAATTACCTGGCGCCAGTGTCTGCCAGCATCAGCCCCAATGCCGTCACCAGTGCCAACGGGACAGTGCTGAAGACTACTGGAGCCAGTGCAGTGACGTCTGGGGGCCTCATGCCAATACCCACTGGCTTCACCCTCATGTCAG GTGGTACCATGGCTCAGCAGGTCCCAGTCCAAGCGATCCAGGTGCACCAGGCACCGCAGCAAACGTCTCCCTCTAGTGACAGCAGCACTGACCTTACCCAGACCTCTTCCAGCGGAACAG TGACGCTCCCAGCGACCATCATGACATCGTCTGTGCCAACCACTGTGGGTGGCCACATGATGTACCCCAGCCCACATGCAGTGATGTACGCGCCCACATCCGGCCTTGCAGACGGTGGACTTGCAGTCCTCAACGCTTTCCCACAGGCACCCTCAGCGATGCAGGTGTCCCACAGCCAGGTCCAGGATCAGG GTGGCGTCCCCCAGGTGTTCCTGACAGCCCCATCAGGAACTGTTCAGATCCCAGTCTCAGCTGTCCAGCTTCACCAG ATGGCTGTCATcgggcagcagagcagcagcggcagcagcctGACAGAGCTTCAGGTGGTCAACTTGGACACCTCACACAGCGCCAAGAGTGACTGA
- the SRF gene encoding serum response factor isoform X1 codes for MLPSQAGAGNGAAAALARGSGLGRSPVPRGANGGGAAAGAPGSRLEREALYSGSEGDSESAEEEELGGERRGVKRGLAEAAAAAAGPAAGAVAAAAYSGGGGGGAVSGAKPGKKTRGRVKIKMEFIDNKLRRYTTFSKRKTGIMKKAYELSTLTGTQVLLLVASETGHVYTFATRKLQPMITSETGKALIQTCLNSPDSPPRSDPTTDQRMSATGFEETDLTYQVSESDSSGETKDALKPAFTVTNLPGTTSIQTAPTTSTSMQVSSGPSFPITNYLAPVSASISPNAVTSANGTVLKTTGASAVTSGGLMPIPTGFTLMSGASLSPGTPTIPLTQLQPHSLALSSQQGQVVTGTAGQLQQAQQTVFRFPARAGGQIVSLTGGTMAQQVPVQAIQVHQAPQQTSPSSDSSTDLTQTSSSGTVTLPATIMTSSVPTTVGGHMMYPSPHAVMYAPTSGLADGGLAVLNAFPQAPSAMQVSHSQVQDQGGVPQVFLTAPSGTVQIPVSAVQLHQMAVIGQQSSSGSSLTELQVVNLDTSHSAKSD; via the exons ATGTTGCCGAGCCAGGCCGGGGCCGGGAacggcgccgccgccgcgctgGCCCGCGGCTCGGGGCTGGGCCGGTCGCCGGTGCCGCGTGGGGCGAacggcggcggggcggcggcgggggcgccCGGCAGCCGCCTGGAGCGGGAGGCGCTGTACAGCGGCAGTGAGGGCGACTCGGAGtcggcggaggaggaggagctgggcgGCGAGCGGCGCGGCGTGAAGCGTGGCCTGgccgaggcggcggcggcggcggcggggcccgcGGCGGGAGCGGTGGCGGCGGCCGCCTAtagcggcggcgggggcggcggggccgtaAGCGGCGCCAAGCCCGGGAAGAAGACTCGGGGCCGGGTGAAGATCAAGATGGAGTTCATCGACAACAAGCTGCGACGCTACACCACCTTCAGCAAGAGGAAGACCGGCATCATGAAGAAG GCCTACGAGCTCTCCACACTGACTGGCACTCAAGTCCTGCTGTTGGTGGCCAGTGAGACAGGCCATGTGTACACATTTGCTACACGGAAACTGCAGCCCATGATCACCAGTGAGACAGGGAAGGCGCTGATCCAAACATGCCTCAATTCCCCAGACTCACCACCACGCTCGGACCCCACCACTGACCAGCGCATGAGTGCCACAGGCTTTGAGGAAACGGACCTCACCTACCAGGTGTCTGAGTCGGACAGCAGTGGGGAGACCAAG GATGCACTGAAACCTGCGTTCACTGTCACGAACCTGCCGGGAACAACATCCATCCAGACAGCCCCCACCACCTCAACCTCCATGCAGGTCAGCAGTGGCCCGTCATTCCCCATCACTAATTACCTGGCGCCAGTGTCTGCCAGCATCAGCCCCAATGCCGTCACCAGTGCCAACGGGACAGTGCTGAAGACTACTGGAGCCAGTGCAGTGACGTCTGGGGGCCTCATGCCAATACCCACTGGCTTCACCCTCATGTCAG GTGCTTCCCTTTCTCCAGGGACCCCTACTATTCCTCTCACTCAGTTACAGCCACACTCTCTGGCTCTTTccagccagcagggccaggtggTCACAGGTACAGCTGGACAGCTGCAGCAGGCACAACAGACAGTCTTCCGCTTCCCTGCCAGAGCTGGAGGGCAGATCGTGTCGCTGACAG GTGGTACCATGGCTCAGCAGGTCCCAGTCCAAGCGATCCAGGTGCACCAGGCACCGCAGCAAACGTCTCCCTCTAGTGACAGCAGCACTGACCTTACCCAGACCTCTTCCAGCGGAACAG TGACGCTCCCAGCGACCATCATGACATCGTCTGTGCCAACCACTGTGGGTGGCCACATGATGTACCCCAGCCCACATGCAGTGATGTACGCGCCCACATCCGGCCTTGCAGACGGTGGACTTGCAGTCCTCAACGCTTTCCCACAGGCACCCTCAGCGATGCAGGTGTCCCACAGCCAGGTCCAGGATCAGG GTGGCGTCCCCCAGGTGTTCCTGACAGCCCCATCAGGAACTGTTCAGATCCCAGTCTCAGCTGTCCAGCTTCACCAG ATGGCTGTCATcgggcagcagagcagcagcggcagcagcctGACAGAGCTTCAGGTGGTCAACTTGGACACCTCACACAGCGCCAAGAGTGACTGA